A genomic window from Oncorhynchus keta strain PuntledgeMale-10-30-2019 unplaced genomic scaffold, Oket_V2 Un_contig_20958_pilon_pilon, whole genome shotgun sequence includes:
- the LOC127920856 gene encoding ubiquitin-like modifier-activating enzyme 6, with amino-acid sequence MWVFFVAEPFIRNNNYSMNLSYTDSASRTSEISPPEMSADSMEIDDSLYSRQRYVLGDSAMQQMAQSSVFLSGMGGLGVEI; translated from the exons ATGTGGGTTTTTTTTGTAGCTGAACCCTTCATTCGTAACAACAACTACTCAATGAACCTATCGTACACCGACAG TGCTTCTAGGACCAGTGAGATTTCCCCTCCCGAGATGTCAGCTGACTCCATGGAGATTGATGACTCCCTGTACAG TCGTCAGAGGTATGTCCTGGGGGACAGTGCTATGCAGCAGATGGCTCAGTCTTCTGTCTTCCTCAGTGGAATGGGAGGACTGGGAGTGGAGATCG